The Acetomicrobium sp. S15 = DSM 107314 genomic interval ATTTGGCACCGTCGGCGGGCGATTGGTTTACGTCTATAGTCAAGATTTTACCGTGATGGGCGGTTCGCTCGGCGAGATGCACGCCAAGAAGATCTGGAAGGTACAGGACTTGGCCTTGCAGAATGGCGCCCCTATAATCGGCATCAACGACTCAGGTGGTGCCCGCATTCAAGAGGGGGTGGATGCTCTTTCCGGCTACGGTGGGATATTTTTCCGCAACGTAAAAGCGAGCGGAGTGGTTCCTCAGCTTTCGGTCATAGCCGGTCCTTGTGCAGGTGGAGCGGTATATAGCCCTGCGCTTACGGACTTCGTGTTTATGATTGACAAGATTGGCATTATGCACATCACCGGCCCTGCGGTTATAAAGGCCGTAACGGGTGAAGATGTGACATCTGAGCAGATAGGAGGAGCGCTGACTCACAACCAGACCTCAGGCGTCGCCCACTTCTTTGCCTCAAATGAGGATGAATGCTTTACACAAGTTCGTACTCTCCTTTCGTATCTTCCGAACAACAACGTGGAAGAGCCGCCCATAATCGATACTGGCGATGACCCCTATCGAGGAGATATATCATTACGCGAAATCGTCCCCACTAACCCGAACAAGGGTTATCGCATTCACGACGTTATTGCTCGCGTAGTTGATTCAGGCAACTTCTTCGAGGTTCAGCCTCTTTATGCCAGAAACATGGTCACTGGTTTCGCGCGGTTGGGCGGAAAAGTTATAGGCATAATCGCTAACCAGGCTGCTCACCTTGCGGGATGCTTGGATATCGATGCCTCAGATAAGGCGAGTCGTTTCATTCGTTTTTGTGATGCCTTTAACATCCCTGTGGTAACTTTTGTGGATGTCCCGGGGTATCTCCCTGGCACAGCGCAGGAATACGGCGGTATAATCCGCCATGGCGCCAAGATGCTCTATGCCTATTCAGAGGCTACGGTGCCGAAGATAACAGTGATCCTCAGGAAGGCCTATGGTGGCGCATATTTAGGTATGTGCAGCAAAGATCTTGGAGCTGATGTAGTCTTGGCCTGGCCTCAGGCTGAAATAGCGGTTATGGGGGCAGAGGGGGCAGCTAACATCATCTTTCGCAAGGAAATAGAAGAAGCCGAGGACAAAGAAGCAGCCTTAAAGCAAAAGATAGAGGAATACAGAGAGGCCTTTGCCAACCCTTACATTGCGGCGTCTCGTGGTTTTGTAGATCGCGTGATACTGCCAGAAGAGACGAGGGGGGCCGTCTATCAGGCGCTGCTCTTGAACGAAGGAAAGCGCGAGCAGCGACCTAAGCGCAAGCACGGTATAATCCCCAATTGAGGAGGCTCTTTTAGATGGCGGACTTGGTTTCTCATTTTGAAGCAGGCATCTCAGGGGCATTCCTGCTTTCCGTAATCGCTTTTAGCACTGTGTTCATCGTGCTCATAGGGCTCACGCTCGTTATTTACTGTGTTAGATTCCTATCTGTTTCCAAAAAAGATGTAAGTCGCGGCGACATAGGTTCAGTGTCTGCATCTGTGCCT includes:
- a CDS encoding acyl-CoA carboxylase subunit beta; this translates as MPEKGIDVLCEDLLKKRETVKQGGGSKAIEKQHEKGKLTARERIEKLLDPGSFVEIDEFVEHRCTLFDLDKKKYLGDGVITGFGTVGGRLVYVYSQDFTVMGGSLGEMHAKKIWKVQDLALQNGAPIIGINDSGGARIQEGVDALSGYGGIFFRNVKASGVVPQLSVIAGPCAGGAVYSPALTDFVFMIDKIGIMHITGPAVIKAVTGEDVTSEQIGGALTHNQTSGVAHFFASNEDECFTQVRTLLSYLPNNNVEEPPIIDTGDDPYRGDISLREIVPTNPNKGYRIHDVIARVVDSGNFFEVQPLYARNMVTGFARLGGKVIGIIANQAAHLAGCLDIDASDKASRFIRFCDAFNIPVVTFVDVPGYLPGTAQEYGGIIRHGAKMLYAYSEATVPKITVILRKAYGGAYLGMCSKDLGADVVLAWPQAEIAVMGAEGAANIIFRKEIEEAEDKEAALKQKIEEYREAFANPYIAASRGFVDRVILPEETRGAVYQALLLNEGKREQRPKRKHGIIPN